A genomic window from Lotus japonicus ecotype B-129 chromosome 1, LjGifu_v1.2 includes:
- the LOC130731158 gene encoding E3 ubiquitin-protein ligase RFI2, producing the protein MGLGKLDDDDGGGGGSPNSSVPCSICLEVVADTGDRSFAKLLCGHQFHLDCIGSAFNMKGAMQCPNCRKVEKGQWLYANGSRSYPEFSMEDWTHDEDLYDLGYSEMSFGVHWCPFGNLARLPSSFEEGEISSTAYHDLLGQHAVFAEHTAVSSASHPCPYIAYIGPIHPSTSNSGGTVSEDSNFPHWNGPPRPSDMPTSYTYPAVDLHYHSWEHHSSHFSSATSRLGVADQPSVSAGTQRPARVGSEVPRSGSFVHPFLVGHSSGARAGNSVASSMIPPYPGSNARARDRVQALQAYYQPQQPPNSTTMRTPVASSSRRSNSHSLLGPLAPGTSSSDNARFVYIPNSVPGPNFQEESDLPSRFHPWERDHSPSLLLNQVGRAYHQSASGSDPGIRSSRRHESERMPSQNR; encoded by the exons ATGGGTCTTGGAAAACTCGATGATGATGACGGTGGAGGAGGTGGTTCACCTAACTCCTCCGTCCCTTGTTCAATTTGCCTCGAGGTTGTTGCAGACACCGGCGATCGATCCTTCGCCAAGCTTCTATGTGGCCATCAATTTCATCTCG aTTGCATTGGATCAGCCTTCAATATGAAAGGGGCAATGCAATGCCCAAATTGTCGCAAGGTTGAGAAAGGTCAGTGGCTTTATGCTAATGGTTCCCGTTCTTATCCAGAATTTAGCATGGAAGACTGGACACATGATGAGGATCTATATGATCTTGGCTACTCTGAAATG TCCTTTGGAGTTCACTGGTGCCCTTTTGGTAACTTGGCCCGTCTTCCTTCATCTTTCGA gGAAGGGGAGATTTCCTCAACTGCAT ATCATGATTTACTGGGACAACATGCTGTATTTGCTGAACATACAGCTGTATCATCTGCTAGTCATCCTTGTCCATATATTGCTTACATTGGACCGATACATCCCTCGACCTCCAACTCTGGTGGAACTGTTTCAGAAGATTCTAACTTTCCCCACTGGAATGGTCCACCCAGACCTAGTGACATGCCAACCTCCTACACATATCCTGCAGTAGATCTTCATTATCACAGTTGGGAACACCATTCATCTCATTTCTCTTCTGCCACCAGCCGTCTAGGTGTTGCTGATCAGCCTTCAGTATCAGCTGGTACTCAAAGGCCTGCTAGGGTTGGTTCAGAGGTCCCTCGGTCCGGATCTTTTGTGCATCCCTTCCTTGTCGGTCACAG TTCGGGTGCCAGAGCTGGGAACTCTGTtgcatcttcaatgatccctcCTTATCCAGGAAGCAATGCTCGTGCTCGTGATAGAGTCCAGGCTCTTCAAGCATACTATCAGCCTCAGCAACCTCCTAATTCTACGACAATGAGGACACCTGTTGCTTCCAGCAGTCGAAGATCCAATAGTCATTCTCTGTTAGGTCCATTAGCACCAGGGACCTCATCATCAGACAATGCTCGCTTCGTTTACATCCCTAACAGTGTGCCAGGACCAAATTTTCAGGAAGAATCTGATCTGCCCAGCCGCTTCCATCCTTGGGAAAGAGATCACTCGCCTTCATTGTTATTGAATCAAGTTGGTAGAGCATACCACCAGAGTGCCAGCGGGTCAGATCCAGGTATCAGATCTAGTAGAAGGCACGAATCAGAAAGAATGCCTTCACAAAATCGGTGA
- the LOC130731160 gene encoding 26S proteasome regulatory subunit 6A homolog, which produces MASAMLEDTNMEDDQLASMSTDDIARASRLLDNEIRILKEELQRTNLELESFKEKIKENQEKIKLNKQLPYLVGNIVEILEMNPEDEAEEDGANIDLDSQRKGKCVVLKTSTRQTIFLPVVGLVDPDTLKPGDLVGVNKDSYLILDTLPSEYDSRVKAMEVDEKPTEDYNDVGGLEKQIQELVEAIVLPMTHKERFQKLGVRPPKGVLLYGPPGTGKTLMARACAAQTNATFLKLAGPQLVQMFIGDGAKLVRDAFQLAKEKSPCIIFIDEIDAIGTKRFDSEVSGDREVQRTMLELLNQLDGFSSDDRIKVIAATNRADILDPALMRSGRLDRKIEFPHPTEEARARILQIHSRKMNVNPDVNFEELARSTDDFNGAQLKAVCVEAGMLALRRDATEVNHEDFNEGIIQVQAKKKASLNYYA; this is translated from the exons ATGGCGAGCGCTATGCTAGAAGATACCAACATGGAAGACGATCAACTCGCGTCTATGTCCACCGACGACATCGCCAGAGCTTCTCGTCTTCTCGATAACGAGATTCGCATTCTCAAG GAAGAGTTGCAAAGAACGAATCTGGAACTGGAATCGTTCAAGGAGAAGATTAAAGAGAATCAGGAGAAGATTAAGCTTAATAAGCAGTTGCCCTATCTCGTTGGTAACATTGTTGAG ATATTGGAAATGAACCCGGAAGATGAAGCTGAAGAAGATGGGGCCAACATTGACCTTGACTCCCAAAGGAAGGGAAAATGTGTTGTGCTAAAGACATCTACTCGACAG ACAATCTTTCTTCCTGTTGTTGGGCTTGTCGACCCTGACACGTTAAAACCTGGGGATTTGGTTGGCGTTAACAAAGATAGTTACTTAATCTTGGATACGCTGCCTTCTGAGTATGATTCTCGAGTTAAAGCCATGGAAGTCGATGAAAAACCGACAGAGGACTACAATGACGTTGGTGGGTTAGAAAAGCAG ATCCAAGAATTAGTAGAAGCCATTGTTTTGCCAATGACCCATAAGGAGCGGTTCCAGAAATTAGGAGTTCGCCCACCAAAAGGAGTGCTCTTATATGGACCTCCAGGGACTGGAAAAACATTGATGGCTCGTGCTTGTGCAGCACAAACCAATGCCACTTTTCTTAAGCTGGCTGGACCCCAGCTGGTGCAG ATGTTCATAGGAGATGGAGCAAAACTCGTCCGTGATGCTTTTCAGCTGGCAAAAGAGAAGTCTCCTTGCATTATATTTATAGATGAAATTGATGCAATTGGAACAAAGCGTTTTGATAG TGAAGTAAGTGGAGACAGGGAGGTACAACGTACTATGTTGGAATTGCTCAATCAGCTTGATGGTTTTAGTAGTGATGACCGGATTAAG GTGATTGCAGCAACAAACCGTGCAGATATTCTTGATCCTGCCCTTATGCGTTCTGGTAGATTGGATCGAAAAATTGAGTTCCCACACCCTACTGAAGAAGCTAGAGCCCGAATTCTGCAG ATCCATTCTCGTAAGATGAATGTTAACCCAGATGTCAACTTCGAAGAATTAGCTCGGTCCACAGATGATTTCAACGGAGCACAACTTAAAGCTGTCTGTGTTGAAGCTGGCATGTTAGCCCTTCGCCGTGATGCAACCGAG GTGAACCATGAGGACTTCAATGAGGGTATCATTCAGGTCCAAGCAAAGAAGAAAGCAAGCTTGAACTATTATGCATAA
- the LOC130731161 gene encoding uncharacterized protein LOC130731161 — MAEVMRGEHSVDVPSEDKNKPQSKRVASLDIFRGLTVALMILVDDAGGEWPVIGHAPWNGCNLADFVMPFFLFIVGMAIPLSLKRIPNRLQAVIKVLVRTLKLLFWGLLLQGGFSHAPDHLTYGVDMKLIRWCGILQRIALAYLVVALVEIFSRSGQPRDPEPTQLSIFKLYYWHWVVGACILTVYMALLYGIYVPDWKFTVHDPDSIYNGTTFTVACGVRGKLDPPCNAVGYIDREILGINHMYRHPAWKRSESCTEKPPYEGPFKKDAPSWCYAPFEPEGILSSVSAILSTIIGLHFGHVLIHLQDHPSRLKHWLLLGLALLTSGIILHFTHAIPLNKQLYTLSYVCVTSGAAALVFSAFYITVDIWGLNFLFMPLKWIGMNAMLVYVMAAEGIFAGFINGWYYGDPHNTLVYWIQKHIFIGVWHSTRVGILLYVIFAEILFWAIIAGILHQLGIYWKL; from the exons ATGGCCGAAGTGATGAGAGGTGAGCACAGTGTTGACGTTCCATCGGAAGACAAAAACAAACCTCAATCAAAGCGCGTTGCGTCGCTTGACATCTTTCGGGGTCTCACTGTTGCG TTAATGATCTTGGTTGATGATGCTGGAGGAGAATGGCCAGTGATTGGTCATGCGCCATGGAATGGCTGCAATCTTGCTGATTTTGTTATGCCTTTCTTCTTGTTCATTGTTGGGATGGCTATTCCACTTTCTCTCAAG AGAATACCAAATAGACTCCAAGCTGTGATAAAGGTGCTAGTTAGAACACTCAAACTTCTCTTTTGGGGTCTGCTCTTACAAG GTGGTTTCTCGCATGCTCCGGACCATTTAACATATGGAGTTGACATGAAACTCATAAGGTGGTGTGGTATACTTCAG AGAATTGCTCTAGCATATTTGGTTGTGGCGCTGGTGGAGATATTTTCAAGAAGTGGACAACCTAGAGATCCTGAACCCACCCAACTTTCAATATTCAAGTTGTACTATTGGCATTG GGTGGTCGGGGCATGTATACTTACCGTTTACATGGCTTTACTTTATGGAATATATGTTCCTGACTGGAAATTCACTGTCCATGATCCAGACAGCATATATAATGGCACAACTTTCACC GTTGCATGTGGAGTCAGAGGGAAACTTGATCCCCCTTGTAATGCTGTGGGATATATTGACAGAGAGATTCTTGGAATTAATCACATGTATAGGCATCCAGCTTGGAAGCGATCTGAA TCTTGCACTGAGAAACCCCCATATGAAGGGCCTTTTAAAAAGGATGCACCTTCATGGTGTTATGCTCCTTTTGAGCCAGAAGGAATTTTAAG CTCAGTATCTGCTATTCTCTCCACTATCATTGGATTGCATTTTGGACATGTACTCATACACCTGCAG GATCATCCTTCTAGGTTGAAGCACTGGCTTCTACTAGGCTTAGCGCTCCTTACTTCAGGAATTATTCTTCACTTCACTCATG CCATTCCTTTGAATAAACAGCTGTACACACTAAGCTATGTATGTGTAACATCTGGAGCAGCGGCGTTAGTTTTTTCAGCCTTCTATATAACG GTTGATATTTGGGGATTAAATTTCTTGTTCATGCCGTTGAAATGGATTGGCATGAATGCCATGCTTGTCTATGTCATGGCAGCTGAAGGTATCTTTGCAGGATTTATTAATGGGTGGTATTATGGTGACCCTCATAATACACTG GTCTATTGGATTCAAAAGCATATATTCATTGGAGTTTGGCATTCAACGAGAGTAGGCATCCTTCTGTATGTGATCTTCGCGGAGATCTTGTTTTGGGCCATCATAGCAGGCATTCTGCATCAATTGGGCATATATTGGAAGCTTTGA
- the LOC130731162 gene encoding uncharacterized protein LOC130731162 isoform X2, whose product MVTTHCQRVEDKILKVGEELWRETLPLQGGSGFYQLQGLKPHMWYEVKISYPASIPASFNIQLKRDKSEAVLNNNRRLLNTEKLIFKTHSDQDETHLILVTVEPEGVPAKLNVTERQFIIFNIVCDELLLGIPHKAWWVVILALLCLGIAFMIPSFLPSYLLPKNPVSRSDDRPSKTS is encoded by the exons A TGGTCACTACTCATTGCCAAAGGGTTGAGGATAAAATTTTGAAAGTTGGAGAAGAGCTTTGGAGAGAAACTTTGCCGTTACAAGGTGGTTCTGGCTTTTATCAATTACAAGGCCTGAAACCCCATATGTGGTATGAAGTGAAGATATCATACCCAGCTTCT ATACCTGCGAGCTTCAACATACAACTGAAGAGAGACAAATCGGAAGCGGTGCTGAACAATAACAGGAGATTGCTTAACACTGAAAAGCTCATTTTTAAGACCCATAGCGACCAG GATGAAACCCATTTAATATTAGTAACAGTGGAGCCAGAGGGAGTTCCAGCCAAGTTGAATGTTACAGAGAGGCAGTTTATTATCTTCAATATAG TATGTGATGAACTATTACTGGGCATACCTCACAAAGCTTGGTGGGTAGTGATACTGGCTTTACTGTGCCTTGGAATTGCATTCATGAttccttcttttcttccatCGTATTTGCTACCAAAGAACCCAGTCTCAAGATCCGATGATCGTCCTTCGAAAACTTCTTAA
- the LOC130731162 gene encoding uncharacterized protein LOC130731162 isoform X1 codes for MSNMLILFFILHIMVKGPTLCFGNKVEDKILKVGEELWRETLPLQGGSGFYQLQGLKPHMWYEVKISYPASIPASFNIQLKRDKSEAVLNNNRRLLNTEKLIFKTHSDQDETHLILVTVEPEGVPAKLNVTERQFIIFNIVCDELLLGIPHKAWWVVILALLCLGIAFMIPSFLPSYLLPKNPVSRSDDRPSKTS; via the exons ATGAGCAATATGcttattttgtttttcattctCCACATCATGGTGAAGGGCCCAACCCTCTGCTTTGGGAATAA GGTTGAGGATAAAATTTTGAAAGTTGGAGAAGAGCTTTGGAGAGAAACTTTGCCGTTACAAGGTGGTTCTGGCTTTTATCAATTACAAGGCCTGAAACCCCATATGTGGTATGAAGTGAAGATATCATACCCAGCTTCT ATACCTGCGAGCTTCAACATACAACTGAAGAGAGACAAATCGGAAGCGGTGCTGAACAATAACAGGAGATTGCTTAACACTGAAAAGCTCATTTTTAAGACCCATAGCGACCAG GATGAAACCCATTTAATATTAGTAACAGTGGAGCCAGAGGGAGTTCCAGCCAAGTTGAATGTTACAGAGAGGCAGTTTATTATCTTCAATATAG TATGTGATGAACTATTACTGGGCATACCTCACAAAGCTTGGTGGGTAGTGATACTGGCTTTACTGTGCCTTGGAATTGCATTCATGAttccttcttttcttccatCGTATTTGCTACCAAAGAACCCAGTCTCAAGATCCGATGATCGTCCTTCGAAAACTTCTTAA
- the LOC130731166 gene encoding F-actin-capping protein subunit alpha translates to MAEEEEEESELSDKQKVEIAKWFLLNSPPGEIQYVAKDVKSILNNDDLFNEAATEAFPVYNLTHLISLQLPNRTGDVLVTSFGELEGNAFLDPRTAQVAVVDHVKQVCTDVRPAADEELPSPYIEEFRCSLDAEILKYVEEAYPKGVCSVYCGNGKDVEGPGCDFELAVVISAARHSPQNFCNGSWCSTWNIEFKGDNQTVELKGKMQVGAHYFEEGNVQLDAKHECKDATLFQAPEDCAVGISSIIRHHETEYLASIEASYLSLPDSTFKDLRRKLPVTRTLFPWHNTLQFSLTRDISKELGIGK, encoded by the exons ATggcggaagaagaagaagaagaatcagaGCTGAGCGACAAGCAGAAAGTTGAAATCGCCAAATGGTTCCTCCTCAACTCTCCCCCTGGTGAAATCCAATACGTTGCCaaag ATGTCAAATCCATTCTCAACAACGACGATTTGTTCAACGAGGCAGCTACCGAGGCATTCCCCGTCTACAACCTAACCCACTTGATTTCCCTTCAACTCCCCAACCGAACCGGAGAC GTACTGGTTACTTCATTTGGTGAGCTTGAGGGGAATGCATTTCTTGATCCCAGGACTGCCCAAGTAGCAGTAGTTGACCATGTTAAACAA GTTTGTACGGATGTGAGACCTGCAGCAGATGAAGAACTTCCATCTCCATACATTGAAGAATTTCG ATGCAGTCTGGACGCAGAAATACTTAAATATGTTGAAGAAGCTTATCCAAAAGGGGTCTGCTCTGTCTACTGTGGAAATGGGAAAGATGTTGAGGGCCCAGGTTGTGATTTTGAGCTTGCTGTGGTGATTTCTGCTGCTAGGCATAGCCCACAAAATTTCTG CAATGGGAGTTGGTGTTCAACATGGAATATTGAGTTCAAAGGTGATAATCAAACAGTGGAATTAAAGGGTAAAATGCAG GTGGGTGCCCATTATTTTGAGGAAGGAAATGTGCAGTTAGATGCAAAACATGAATGCAAAGATGCAACTCTTTTTCAG GCCCCTGAGGATTGTGCGGTTGGCATATCAAGCATTATTCGTCATCATGAAACAGAGTACCTTGCTTCTATAGAG GCTTCATATCTTAGCCTCCCTGATTCTACTTTCAAG GATCTTCGGAGGAAGCTTCCAGTCACCCGCACCTTATTTCCATGGCATAATACTTTGCAATTCAGCTTGACAAGGGACATCTCAAAGGAACTTGGCATCGGAAAGTAA
- the LOC130731163 gene encoding uncharacterized protein LOC130731163, with protein MYSPMHRLDRGDVWKSKARSLQLQLRDRLRVAVDRHWRRRHHTLTLDSDGYFSSTLQRCLNRFRDFRRDSLPSSSSFYRKRVTRDFSSEEDSMLLRMMQAVAVPVLGNVCHVFMNGLNRVQVYGLEKLHSALLERPKGKPLLTVSNHVASMDDPLVIASLLPPQVLLDARNLRWTLCATDRCFKNPVTSAFFRSVKVLPVSRGDGIYQEGMDMALSKLNHGAWVHIFPEGSRSRDGGKTMSSSKRGVGRLVLDGDTMPLVIPFVHTGMQDIMPIGASFPRIGKMVTVLVGDPINFDDIHDLEESLDVPRKRLYDAVAARIGDRLHEMKVQVNTIALEQQMQLQDHYSDSMERAYGIWQQVDWELFGMDDSFISADHDSKQKQETVVLPNISVPEHEQSHSRRVGFSYRMRGYMDQMELMSFAARGLFMNINTKNSASCSREIRPLKAWKQFCEANLLRQWNYAL; from the exons ATGTATTCGCCGATGCACCGTCTTGATCGCGGCGATGTTTGGAAGAGCAAGGCCCGATCCCTACAGTTACAGCTCAGGGACCGCCTTAGAGTCGCCGTCGACCGCCATTggcgccgccgccaccacaCCCTCACCCTCGATTCCGACGGCTACTTCTCCTCCACTCTTCAGCGCTGCCTTAACCGATTTCGCGATTTCCGCAGGGACTCCTtgccttcttcctcctctttctATCGCAAGCGAG TGACTAGGGATTTCAGTTCCGAAGAAGATTCAATGCTTCTTCGTATGATGCAAGCCGTTGCTGTTCCTGTTCTAGGAAACGTTTGTCACGTGTTTATGAACGGATTGAACCGTGTTCAG GTTTATGGTTTAGAGAAACTACACTCTGCTTTGCTTGAAAGACCTAAAGGCAAACCTCTTCTTACG GTCAGCAATCATGTTGCTTCCATGGATGATCCCCTAGTTATTGCTTCGTTGCTTCCTCCACAAGTTCTTTTGGATGCTAGGAACCTCAGATGGACACTTTGTGCAACAGATAGGTGTTTCAAAAACCCTGTGACATCTGCGTTCTTTCGATCCGTAAAGGTCTTGCCTGTTTCTCGGGGTGATGGAATTTATCAGGAG GGAATGGATATGGCACTTTCCAAGTTGAACCATGGTGCTTGGGTTCACATTTTCCCTGAAGGTAGTCGCTCCCGGGATGGTGGAAAAACCATGAGCTCTTCCAAGAGAGGTGTTGGGAG GTTGGTCCTGGATGGAGATACCATGCCCCTTGTTATTCCATTTGTACATACAGGGATGCAGGATATTATGCCAATAGGTGCCAGCTTTCCCAGAATTGGCAAGATG GTTACAGTACTCGTAGGTGATCCGATCAACTTTGATGATATACATGACTTGGAGGAAAGTCTAGATGTTCCACGAAAAAGACTATATGATGCAGTAGCGGCAAGAATTGGTGATCGCTTACATGAAATGAAGGTCCAAGTTAACACTATAGCATTAGAACAACAAATGCAGCTACAAGATCACTACTCAGACAGCATGGAACGAGCATATGGAATCTGGCAGCAGGTTGATTGGGAATTATTTGGAATGGACGATAGCTTCATTTCTGCAGATCATGATTCCAAACAGAAACAAGAAACAGTTGTCCTCCCTAATATAAGTGTTCCTGAGCATGAGCAATCTCATAGCAGGAGAGTGGGTTTTTCATACAGGATGCGTGGTTACATGGATCAGATGGAGCTCATGTCCTTTGCAGCTAGAGGCTTGTTTATGAATATTAATACAAAGAACTCTGCTAGCTGTAGTAGAGAGATACGCCCTTTGAAGGCATGGAAACAGTTTTGTGAAGCTAACCTATTAAGGCAGTGGAATTATGCCCTCTAG
- the LOC130731164 gene encoding uncharacterized protein LOC130731164 → MRHPSPSISLGLAIFLSFSITTSSQQHSSFPSIIPFFSKRDDAPLSFNPIPKATPSDLLSLLGSNSQSQTVNPAVARHLKSCLKFLVPFSPPEPRHRKLGLGRAGTSLTGATGRDTANNLIWFPPEPVLDLARIAVDSGGDPAAIQRALDPTIIPVPDVEGSNKNRCQLTRTPYGRHFISQELNLYLKFLFELIADRAPSVGFKVSLNRFDLFHGHMFLAVDTGRLGILFHAREYPAYDEQVFPYNLGFCQKGTNVTYDDSMNLRNILWLAPLPGDSAKSWLAPGVLVVLDARPDGIIYRDLIPDYVDFARTIYEDDLGNCAVDVNYLNVGSETGNYQLFIC, encoded by the exons ATGAGACACCCCTCTCCTTCAATCTCTTTGGGGCTGGCAATTTTCCTCTCATTTTCCATTACGACGTCGTCACAACAACACTCATCTTTTCCCTCAATAATCCCATTCTTCTCCAAACGTGACGACGCTCCTCTTTCGTTCAATCCAATCCCCAAAGCCACTCCCTCAGACTTGTTATCTCTGTTAGGTTCCAATTCTCAGTCTCAAACCGTCAACCCCGCCGTAGCGCGCCACCTCAAGTCATGCCTCAAGTTCCTCGTTCCGTTTTCTCCGCCGGAGCCTCGTCATCGGAAATTGGGATTGGGCCGTGCCGGCACTAGTCTCACCGGCGCAACCGGTAGAGACACCGCGAACAACTTAATTTGGTTCCCGCCGGAGCCTGTTTTGGATCTGGCGCGCATCGCCGTCGATTCCGGTGGTGATCCTGCTGCTATTCAACGCGCTCTTGACCCAACCATCATCCca GTACCTGATGTTGAAGGATCAAACAAAAACCGTTGTCAACTCACCAGAACTCCCTATGGCAGACACTTCATTTCTCAG GAGTTGAACCTGTATCTTAAGTTTTTGTTTGAACTCATTGCTGATCGTGCTCCCTCTGTTGGGTTCAAGGTTAGCTTGAACCGGTTTGATTTGTTCCACGGTCACATGTTTCTGGCAGTCGACACTGGAAGACTTGGTATATT ATTCCATGCACGGGAATACCCCGCATATGATGAACAAGTATTCCCGTACAATTTGGGTTTTTGTCAGAAAG GGACCAATGTGACATATGATGATTCCATGAACTTGAGAAATATTCTCTGGCTGGCTCCATTACCTGGTGATTCTGCAAAATCTTGGTTGGCACCAG GGGTTCTGGTAGTGCTGGATGCTCGTCCTGATGGAATCATCTACAGAGATCTAATACCCGATTATGTAGATTTTGCAAGGACAATCTATGAAG ATGATCTAGGGAATTGTGCCGTTGATGTGAACTACTTGAATGTGGGATCTGAAACTGGAAATTATCAACTATTCATATGCTGA